A stretch of the Notamacropus eugenii isolate mMacEug1 chromosome 2, mMacEug1.pri_v2, whole genome shotgun sequence genome encodes the following:
- the CDK3 gene encoding cyclin-dependent kinase 3 isoform X3: MDVFQKVEKIGEGTYGVVYKARNRQTGQLVALKKIRLDSETEGVPSTAIREISLLKELKHPNIVRLLDVVHSEKKLYLVFEFLSQDLKKYMDSAAATELPLHLVKSYLFQLLQGVNFCHSHRVIHRDLKPQNLLINELGAIKLADFGLARAFGVPLRTYTHEVVTLWYRAPEILLGCKFYSTAVDVWSIGCIFAEMVTRRALFPGDSEIDQLFRIFRTLGTPSEAMWPGVTQLPDYKGSFPKWTKKSIEEIVPSLDPEGKDLLMLLQYDPNRRISAKAALTHHYFSTCKSCSAPHQCVLEHFCR; this comes from the exons ATGGACGTGTTCCAGAAGGTGGAGAAGATCGGGGAGGGCACCTACGGGGTGGTGTACAAGGCGAGGAACAGACAGACCGGCCAGCTCGTGGCCCTGAAGAAGATTCGCCTGGACTC GGAGACGGAGGGTGTCCCAAGCACTGCCATTCGGGAGATCTCCCTTCTCAAAGAACTTAAGCACCCCAATATCGTCAG GCTACTGGATGTGGTGCACAGTGAGAAAAAACTGTACCTGGTGTTTGAGTTCCTCAGCCAGGACCTGAAGAAATATATGGACTCAGCTGCAGCCACAGAACTTCCCCTGCATCTGGTCAAG AGCTACCTCTTCCAGCTGCTCCAAGGAGTAAATTTCTGCCACTCCCATCGGGTCATCCACCGTGATCTAAAGCCCCAGAACCTTCTCATCAATGAATTAGGTGCCATCAAGCTGGCTGATTTTGGGCTGGCCCGAGCCTTTGGTGTGCCCCTGCGTACCTACACCCATGAG GTGGTAACCCTCTGGTATCGCGCCCCTGAAATTCTCCTGGGCTGCAAGTTCTACTCAACAGCTGTGGATGTCTGGAGCATTGGTTGCATCTTTGCAGAGATG GTGACACGCAGGGCCCTATTTCCTGGTGATTCTGAAATTGACCAGCTGTTTCGAATTTTTCGGACCCTTGGCACACCCAGTGAAGCCATGTGGCCAGGGGTCACCCAGCTGCCAGATTATAAGGGCAGTTTCCCCAAGTGGACCAAGAAGTCAATAGAGGAGATTGTGCCTAGTCTTGACCCAGAGGGCAAAGACCTGCTCATG CTGCTGCAGTATGACCCAAACAGGCGCATCTCAGCCAAGGCAGCTCTGACACATCACTATTTCTCCACCTGCAAGTCATGTTCAGCCCCACACCAGTGCGTGCTGGAGCATTTCTGCCGGTGA
- the TEN1 gene encoding CST complex subunit TEN1 isoform X3, translating to MMMGIVPTSQGTKRMLPRAGIYYFPWEISSGVVPEGETVRTFGRFHCYDMVRSRVTLVAQHESVQHQVYICTKLVEPFQAQPGSLYIVLGEYERSNDKVSMVKARVLTCVEGINLPLLEQAIQNQRKYHQEREHRQEEGSPERGQESKDNSQS from the exons GCACTAAAAGGATGCTTCCCAGAGCTGGGATCTATTACTTTCCTTGGGAGATCAGTTCTGGTGTAGTCCCAGAAGGAGAAACTGTGAGAACGTTTGGCAG GTTCCATTGTTATGATATGGTTCGGTCCAGAGTTACTTTAGTTGCTCAGCATGAATCGGTCCAGCATCAGGTCTACATCTGTACCAAGTTGGTGGAGCCATTCCAAGCCCAGCCAGGGTCCCTGTATATTGTACTGGGGGAGTATGAACGGAGCAATG ATAAGGTTTCCATGGTAAAGGCTCGTGTGCTGACTTGTGTGGAGGGGATAAACCTGCCTTTGTTAGAACAAGCCATCCAGAATCAGAGGAAGTATCACCAGGAGAGGGAACATCGGCAAGAGGAGGGCAGTCCAGAACGTGGGCAGGAGAGCAAGGACAACTCCCAGTCCTGA
- the CDK3 gene encoding cyclin-dependent kinase 3 isoform X2, with protein MDVFQKVEKIGEGTYGVVYKARNRQTGQLVALKKIRLDSETEGVPSTAIREISLLKELKHPNIVRLLDVVHSEKKLYLVFEFLSQDLKKYMDSAAATELPLHLVKSYLFQLLQGVNFCHSHRVIHRDLKPQNLLINELGAIKLADFGLARAFGVPLRTYTHEVVTLWYRAPEILLGCKFYSTAVDVWSIGCIFAEMVTRRALFPGDSEIDQLFRIFRTLGTPSEAMWPGVTQLPDYKGSFPKWTKKSIEEIVPSLDPEGKDLLMQLLQYDPNRRISAKAALTHHYFSTCKSCSAPHQCVLEHFCR; from the exons ATGGACGTGTTCCAGAAGGTGGAGAAGATCGGGGAGGGCACCTACGGGGTGGTGTACAAGGCGAGGAACAGACAGACCGGCCAGCTCGTGGCCCTGAAGAAGATTCGCCTGGACTC GGAGACGGAGGGTGTCCCAAGCACTGCCATTCGGGAGATCTCCCTTCTCAAAGAACTTAAGCACCCCAATATCGTCAG GCTACTGGATGTGGTGCACAGTGAGAAAAAACTGTACCTGGTGTTTGAGTTCCTCAGCCAGGACCTGAAGAAATATATGGACTCAGCTGCAGCCACAGAACTTCCCCTGCATCTGGTCAAG AGCTACCTCTTCCAGCTGCTCCAAGGAGTAAATTTCTGCCACTCCCATCGGGTCATCCACCGTGATCTAAAGCCCCAGAACCTTCTCATCAATGAATTAGGTGCCATCAAGCTGGCTGATTTTGGGCTGGCCCGAGCCTTTGGTGTGCCCCTGCGTACCTACACCCATGAG GTGGTAACCCTCTGGTATCGCGCCCCTGAAATTCTCCTGGGCTGCAAGTTCTACTCAACAGCTGTGGATGTCTGGAGCATTGGTTGCATCTTTGCAGAGATG GTGACACGCAGGGCCCTATTTCCTGGTGATTCTGAAATTGACCAGCTGTTTCGAATTTTTCGGACCCTTGGCACACCCAGTGAAGCCATGTGGCCAGGGGTCACCCAGCTGCCAGATTATAAGGGCAGTTTCCCCAAGTGGACCAAGAAGTCAATAGAGGAGATTGTGCCTAGTCTTGACCCAGAGGGCAAAGACCTGCTCATG CAGCTGCTGCAGTATGACCCAAACAGGCGCATCTCAGCCAAGGCAGCTCTGACACATCACTATTTCTCCACCTGCAAGTCATGTTCAGCCCCACACCAGTGCGTGCTGGAGCATTTCTGCCGGTGA
- the CDK3 gene encoding cyclin-dependent kinase 3 isoform X1: MEGQVTQGSGGGARGARHAQGRPSDPQAGSASMDVFQKVEKIGEGTYGVVYKARNRQTGQLVALKKIRLDSETEGVPSTAIREISLLKELKHPNIVRLLDVVHSEKKLYLVFEFLSQDLKKYMDSAAATELPLHLVKSYLFQLLQGVNFCHSHRVIHRDLKPQNLLINELGAIKLADFGLARAFGVPLRTYTHEVVTLWYRAPEILLGCKFYSTAVDVWSIGCIFAEMVTRRALFPGDSEIDQLFRIFRTLGTPSEAMWPGVTQLPDYKGSFPKWTKKSIEEIVPSLDPEGKDLLMQLLQYDPNRRISAKAALTHHYFSTCKSCSAPHQCVLEHFCR, encoded by the exons ATGGAGGGGCAGGTCACCCAGGGGTCTGGTGGTGGTGCCAGGGGGGCCAGGCATGCTCAGGGCAGGCCCTCTGACCCCCAGGCAGGCAGCGCCAGCATGGACGTGTTCCAGAAGGTGGAGAAGATCGGGGAGGGCACCTACGGGGTGGTGTACAAGGCGAGGAACAGACAGACCGGCCAGCTCGTGGCCCTGAAGAAGATTCGCCTGGACTC GGAGACGGAGGGTGTCCCAAGCACTGCCATTCGGGAGATCTCCCTTCTCAAAGAACTTAAGCACCCCAATATCGTCAG GCTACTGGATGTGGTGCACAGTGAGAAAAAACTGTACCTGGTGTTTGAGTTCCTCAGCCAGGACCTGAAGAAATATATGGACTCAGCTGCAGCCACAGAACTTCCCCTGCATCTGGTCAAG AGCTACCTCTTCCAGCTGCTCCAAGGAGTAAATTTCTGCCACTCCCATCGGGTCATCCACCGTGATCTAAAGCCCCAGAACCTTCTCATCAATGAATTAGGTGCCATCAAGCTGGCTGATTTTGGGCTGGCCCGAGCCTTTGGTGTGCCCCTGCGTACCTACACCCATGAG GTGGTAACCCTCTGGTATCGCGCCCCTGAAATTCTCCTGGGCTGCAAGTTCTACTCAACAGCTGTGGATGTCTGGAGCATTGGTTGCATCTTTGCAGAGATG GTGACACGCAGGGCCCTATTTCCTGGTGATTCTGAAATTGACCAGCTGTTTCGAATTTTTCGGACCCTTGGCACACCCAGTGAAGCCATGTGGCCAGGGGTCACCCAGCTGCCAGATTATAAGGGCAGTTTCCCCAAGTGGACCAAGAAGTCAATAGAGGAGATTGTGCCTAGTCTTGACCCAGAGGGCAAAGACCTGCTCATG CAGCTGCTGCAGTATGACCCAAACAGGCGCATCTCAGCCAAGGCAGCTCTGACACATCACTATTTCTCCACCTGCAAGTCATGTTCAGCCCCACACCAGTGCGTGCTGGAGCATTTCTGCCGGTGA
- the TEN1 gene encoding CST complex subunit TEN1 isoform X4, which produces MLPRAGIYYFPWEISSGVVPEGETVRTFGRFHCYDMVRSRVTLVAQHESVQHQVYICTKLVEPFQAQPGSLYIVLGEYERSNDKVSMVKARVLTCVEGINLPLLEQAIQNQRKYHQEREHRQEEGSPERGQESKDNSQS; this is translated from the exons ATGCTTCCCAGAGCTGGGATCTATTACTTTCCTTGGGAGATCAGTTCTGGTGTAGTCCCAGAAGGAGAAACTGTGAGAACGTTTGGCAG GTTCCATTGTTATGATATGGTTCGGTCCAGAGTTACTTTAGTTGCTCAGCATGAATCGGTCCAGCATCAGGTCTACATCTGTACCAAGTTGGTGGAGCCATTCCAAGCCCAGCCAGGGTCCCTGTATATTGTACTGGGGGAGTATGAACGGAGCAATG ATAAGGTTTCCATGGTAAAGGCTCGTGTGCTGACTTGTGTGGAGGGGATAAACCTGCCTTTGTTAGAACAAGCCATCCAGAATCAGAGGAAGTATCACCAGGAGAGGGAACATCGGCAAGAGGAGGGCAGTCCAGAACGTGGGCAGGAGAGCAAGGACAACTCCCAGTCCTGA